The following are encoded together in the Deinococcus malanensis genome:
- a CDS encoding adenosylcobalamin-dependent ribonucleoside-diphosphate reductase, with translation MTTLSPQPLTNFDENAQHIAKRQYLQPTDGDVGGMFRRIANWVAGAEQESVREHWAQAYFDLMAEKKFCPGGRVLAGAGTQHGNVLNCFVQGATEHDPSSFEGVMEVARKLALVTKVGGGNGVNLDVYRPRSEGSRPDAGVRGWAYMSAAHADVQDFIEGLMRPPTQPDGDKQPVAVRNWSRVVYGQVVSPELVALARANGVAVVRALPEGVQPVPDDMAGIIGAARKVAEDAKLSLEPRIDLSSMRPEGAPIKGSGGTSSGPVSFLLEIFDNFLEWANRGAEASGPINTLRFVYAPVLRVVRQGGTRRGAGMATISIEHPDVLDFLTAKDLDREAAEGDISTFNISILVSTAFWDTLQSGGVWPVAAQEVPGKYYLARQEGKFSGTLPELPVRAEDDARGVPVYTLRGGKAGIPAQWLWNEIAQHAWSTGEPGLIFNDRVNEFSALKNLGARYEIRSTNPCGEIPLTVGEPCDLGAINLAAYVKGSDFDYPTFRADVRTCVRFLDDVLDVNVFALEDNRVASQDLRRLGLGVMGLADALIKMGLRYDNEAGRQAIFEIMSALREEAIAESERLGQERGVYPVFERHPGKVPHAPRRNVAVLTVAPTGTTSMLMGVSSGIEPVFSPFIWRKIGSEYRALLHPLFVELLSSYPPASGMAQGDNGAGDEARPGWDWDKVTEAVSENHGSVVGLPFIPDALQQVFVCAHDIKPLDHVRMQGAVQQAFDADGFAANSLSKTINLPNNATVQDVQDAYTEAYRTGCKGITVYRDGSRQFQVLSTSKKKDQKTEEQPAQAAAEVMGEQTTETPQAPQAAAQPAAPVAPAPAPAAAPARPQYERPTRLSGITDMVKLTDPTSGHRRSFLVTVNQLGGKPVEVMVISGRAGDEANADSEALGRVVSIALQHGVPAQAIVKTLRGINGGLYGSYNGRLVGSKADLIAVALETFQKDMDAAQLPRLAGGSTDTAPTASTAQGVSVDGMARERCPVCEEKAVIREEGCLKCQACGYSKCG, from the coding sequence ATGACCACTCTTTCCCCCCAGCCCCTGACCAACTTCGACGAGAACGCCCAGCACATCGCCAAGCGGCAGTACCTGCAGCCCACGGACGGTGACGTGGGTGGGATGTTCCGCCGTATTGCCAACTGGGTCGCGGGGGCGGAGCAGGAAAGCGTGCGTGAGCACTGGGCCCAGGCCTACTTCGACCTGATGGCCGAGAAGAAGTTCTGCCCCGGCGGGCGCGTGCTGGCTGGAGCCGGTACCCAGCATGGCAACGTGTTGAACTGCTTCGTTCAGGGCGCCACCGAGCACGATCCCAGCAGCTTCGAGGGTGTGATGGAAGTGGCCCGCAAGCTGGCACTGGTCACCAAGGTCGGCGGCGGCAACGGCGTGAACCTGGACGTGTATCGCCCGCGCAGCGAGGGCAGCCGCCCCGACGCCGGGGTGCGCGGCTGGGCCTACATGAGCGCCGCGCATGCGGACGTGCAGGACTTTATCGAGGGCCTGATGCGCCCGCCTACCCAGCCCGACGGCGACAAGCAGCCGGTCGCGGTACGCAACTGGTCGCGGGTGGTGTACGGACAGGTGGTCAGCCCGGAACTGGTGGCCCTGGCGCGCGCCAACGGTGTGGCCGTGGTCCGCGCCCTGCCCGAAGGTGTCCAGCCGGTTCCCGACGACATGGCCGGCATCATCGGTGCGGCGCGCAAGGTCGCCGAGGACGCCAAGCTGAGCCTGGAGCCCCGGATCGACCTGAGCAGCATGCGGCCTGAGGGCGCGCCCATCAAGGGGTCGGGCGGCACCAGCAGCGGTCCGGTCAGCTTCCTGCTGGAAATCTTTGACAACTTCCTGGAGTGGGCCAACCGCGGCGCCGAGGCCAGCGGGCCCATCAACACGCTACGCTTCGTGTACGCCCCGGTGCTGCGTGTGGTGCGCCAGGGCGGAACGAGGCGCGGCGCCGGTATGGCGACCATCAGCATCGAGCACCCGGACGTGCTGGACTTCCTGACTGCCAAGGACCTGGACCGCGAGGCTGCCGAGGGCGACATCAGCACCTTCAACATCTCCATTCTGGTCAGCACGGCGTTCTGGGACACGCTGCAGTCGGGCGGCGTGTGGCCGGTGGCCGCGCAGGAAGTGCCCGGCAAGTACTACCTGGCCCGTCAGGAAGGCAAGTTCAGCGGCACCCTGCCCGAACTGCCGGTGCGCGCCGAGGACGACGCCCGCGGCGTGCCGGTGTACACCCTGCGTGGCGGCAAAGCAGGCATTCCGGCGCAGTGGCTGTGGAACGAGATCGCCCAGCACGCCTGGAGCACCGGTGAGCCGGGGCTGATCTTCAACGACCGCGTCAATGAGTTCAGCGCCCTGAAGAATCTCGGCGCGCGCTACGAGATCCGCAGCACCAACCCGTGCGGCGAGATTCCACTGACCGTGGGCGAACCCTGCGACCTGGGCGCCATCAACCTCGCGGCCTATGTGAAGGGCAGCGACTTCGACTACCCTACCTTCCGGGCCGATGTCCGCACCTGCGTGCGCTTCCTGGACGACGTGCTGGACGTGAACGTGTTCGCGCTGGAAGACAACCGTGTGGCCTCGCAGGACCTGCGCCGCCTGGGGCTGGGCGTCATGGGGCTGGCCGACGCCCTGATCAAGATGGGGCTGCGCTACGACAACGAGGCCGGCCGTCAGGCCATCTTCGAAATCATGAGCGCCCTGCGTGAGGAAGCCATCGCCGAAAGCGAGCGCCTGGGACAGGAGCGCGGCGTGTACCCGGTGTTCGAACGTCACCCCGGCAAGGTGCCCCACGCACCCCGCCGCAACGTGGCGGTCCTGACCGTGGCTCCTACCGGCACCACCAGCATGCTGATGGGCGTATCCAGCGGCATCGAGCCGGTCTTCTCCCCGTTCATCTGGCGCAAGATCGGCAGTGAGTACCGCGCGCTGCTGCACCCGCTGTTCGTGGAACTGCTCTCCAGCTACCCGCCTGCCAGCGGCATGGCCCAGGGTGACAACGGCGCCGGGGACGAAGCGCGCCCCGGATGGGACTGGGACAAGGTGACCGAGGCGGTCTCCGAGAACCACGGCTCGGTGGTCGGTCTCCCGTTCATTCCTGACGCGCTGCAGCAGGTGTTCGTGTGCGCCCACGACATCAAGCCCCTGGATCACGTGCGCATGCAGGGCGCCGTGCAGCAGGCCTTCGACGCCGACGGCTTTGCGGCCAACAGCCTGTCCAAGACCATCAACCTGCCCAACAACGCCACCGTGCAGGACGTGCAGGACGCCTACACCGAAGCCTACCGGACCGGCTGCAAGGGCATCACGGTCTACCGCGACGGCTCGCGCCAGTTCCAGGTCCTGAGCACCAGCAAGAAGAAAGACCAGAAAACAGAGGAGCAGCCTGCCCAGGCTGCCGCCGAAGTCATGGGCGAGCAGACCACCGAAACGCCCCAGGCCCCGCAAGCCGCTGCCCAGCCGGCGGCCCCGGTGGCGCCCGCTCCTGCACCCGCCGCGGCTCCTGCCCGCCCACAGTACGAGCGGCCCACCCGCCTGAGCGGCATCACCGACATGGTCAAGCTGACCGACCCCACCAGCGGCCACCGCCGCAGCTTCTTGGTCACGGTCAACCAGCTGGGCGGCAAGCCCGTGGAGGTCATGGTGATCAGCGGACGCGCCGGTGACGAAGCGAACGCCGACAGCGAGGCCCTGGGCCGCGTGGTCAGCATCGCCCTGCAGCACGGTGTGCCTGCCCAAGCCATCGTCAAGACCCTGCGAGGCATCAACGGTGGCCTGTACGGCAGCTACAATGGGCGTCTGGTGGGCAGTAAGGCTGACCTGATCGCCGTGGCGCTCGAAACCTTCCAGAAAGACATGGACGCCGCGCAGCTCCCGCGCCTGGCCGGAGGCAGCACCGACACCGCGCCCACTGCCAGCACTGCCCAGGGCGTGAGTGTGGACGGCATGGCCCGCGAGCGCTGCCCGGTGTGCGAGGAGAAAGCCGTGATCCGCGAGGAAGGCTGCCTGAAGTGCCAGGCCTGCGGCTACA